One segment of Penaeus vannamei isolate JL-2024 chromosome 3, ASM4276789v1, whole genome shotgun sequence DNA contains the following:
- the LOC138859589 gene encoding uncharacterized protein, with protein MSIDIISSFDCFISIHRNFLPNVSLLRGELIPAHESLLQPNPSIPRCYSEGLHSLGGKDVTILSSGKGNSVVVLEPAEASSYAPLTSDPTSSERVGSLFPGGESLPKVQGHQLSTPSFLWASQNPYDGRASAPRHILPGVCDASSCDLAGEVFHCPAWNFLSSSPLPLSGLHLLCPWCLAGDHDPTDSSVCVVEFLSPPVHGWRDQFPTSFILQTDLPYHVLDIALSRTRRTFYNDSSPNETPQEIYSLRRHLQTRLLPIEHSAITWFTPALPQLRRWALVLFHVPPVISSILVKQAPVLLSVCLNINTLYSGGNSNTLFCHQWDTGHQMDWKTAHNVFPSTDVHDHRLLESSLIKPLPNFNLNSGFSSVNSLLASHFLHLPCAGQPSHRPPDHSI; from the coding sequence atGTCCATTGATATTATTTCTTCCTTCGACTGTTTCATCTCCATCCATAGGAACTTCTTGCCtaatgtctccctccttcgtggtgAGCTCATTCCGGCCCACGAGTCCCTCCTTCAACCCAACCCTTCCATTCCCAGGTGTTACTCAGAGGGCCTTCACAGCCTGGGCGGGAAAGATGTCACCATTTTGTCTTCTGGCAAaggcaactcggtggtggtcctcgaacCTGCAGAAGCCTCCTCCTATGCTCCTCTGACCAGCGACCCCACGTCGTCTGAAAGAGTTGGCAgtctgtttcccggaggcgaatctTTACCCAAGGTTCAAGGTCATCAACTCTCgactccctcatttctatgggcttcacAAAATCCATATGACGGCCGTGCCTCTGCGCCCCGTCATATCCTCCCGGGGGTCTGTGATGCATCCTCTTGCGACTTGGCTGGCGAAGTCTTTCACTGCCCTGCTTGGAACTTTCTCTCCAGCTCGCCTTTGCCACTCTCAGGACTTCATCTCCTGTGTccgtggtgtctcgccggcgacCATGATCCAACTGATTCGTCTGTATGTGTAGTCGAATTCCTGTCACCCCCGGTACATGGATGGAGAGATCAATTTCCTACTTCGTTTATTCTCCAAACTGATCTACCTTACCATGTTCTCGACATCGCGTTATCCAGgacgcggcgtaccttctacaatgactccTCTCCTAACGAGACCCCTCAGGAGATTTATTCTCTTCGTCGCCACTTGCAGACTCGCCTTTTGCCAATTGAACACTCTGCcataacctggttcacacctgccctccctcaacTTCGAAGGTGGGCACTTGTGCTGTTccatgtgcctcctgtgataagcagtattttggtgaaacaggcgccagtcttactaagtgtCTGTCTCAACATTAATACGCTGTATTCAGGGGGAAACAGCAACACCCTCTTCtgtcatcagtgggacactggccatcagatggattggaaaACAGCGCACAATGTCTTTCCTTCCACTGATGTCCATGACCACAGGCTGTTGGAATCTTCCCTGATCAAGccgctgcccaatttcaacctgaacagcggtttttcttcTGTCAACAGTCTCCTTgcttcccacttcctccaccttccatGTGCCGGCCAACCTTCACATAGACCACCTGACCATTCGATCTGA